Proteins from a single region of Esox lucius isolate fEsoLuc1 chromosome 13, fEsoLuc1.pri, whole genome shotgun sequence:
- the susd1 gene encoding sushi domain-containing protein 1 isoform X10 translates to MVGRVAEVNQASPAGRGCEVGFHRGLIEGDPLSHSGRGDSSVVDLSLPSTPHQAKFIPKDQLETQQWMAILRLTPFNNLSPLVCDAGHQVKIAIVMVSETHWIFLQETLHRVCRTETTLIGQTLDVCATCHPNATCEEKVDGTGKVCNCMYGFLGNGRTYCQDKDECQMGTSKICGKNTACHNTYGSYYCTCLTGYSPSNSMAIFIPNDGTHCQDIDECRIQGICGEGGQCTNIPGNFHCHCQVGYRVQNGAEPFHPHQDQAVCKAIDCGQPPLAENAVRLSATGTRYGSIAKFACAEGFLRNSGDNFAICGTEGVWKGPSLLCEEVDCGSPPALPHSVMFWDQRTNMGSEVFYQCNFGYKNVGEGNVSHCNADGQWDKSALLCEAILCGDPPILPHTGQVWNGSTNPGSTVLYYCKEGFYRAGGGNISYCTEYGYWTNVTLSCKEVDCGSPPALPHSVMFWDQRTNMGSEVFYQCNFGYKNVGEGNVSHCMADGAWDQITFLCEEIDCGEPLFIPNTKMIWNRTSLIGSVVYYQCVEGYYNTSGINYTECGENGLWTDIKLQCEEVNCGPPLTLPHANMQWTNRTGLGSVIEYICKQGFYQAGGNSLSTCTPSGQWGIVSIICKAKCGPVPALANSEVVWQNVSAVMHRCVEGFHSWRGRNTSLCDIHGKWQSATIRCREIKPPISDLVFLNEKCLRWKADKYEADAENYQVEIVGFRAYQRSFHDKRKKLLRSISDHPEICLNLLPVTNYTFSITALSARFTSTLTAKTSLREPQAPEIVYSEVEAPLPTLWLRRFPNTLDPISFYQVFVCPLDGFLLFDCSSTRNPDFSIQRKSHGLYITAQVHLIDVWKKMNLTVGDGRYYGGFYNAPLQNGRDYYIILRAVSHWGGASKHCCFIWAKVSGTSYLMKVSSLYAAGSIGVVALAMCLGYCYTWFFKKT, encoded by the exons ATGGTAGGAAGAGTTGCCGAGGTTAATCAGGCCTCTCCAGCAGGCAGAGGGTGTGAGGTGGGGTTTCACCGAGGACTGATCGAGGGAGACCCCCTGAGTCACAGTGGGCGAGGCGATAGCAGTGTGGTGGACTTATCTCTCCCTTCCACACCACACCAGGCTAAGTTTATACCCAAGGACCAACTGGAAACTCAGCAGTGGATGGCTATTCTCAGACTTACTCCTTTTAACAACTTGTCCCCCCTTGTATGTGACGCAGGGCACCAAGTGAAGATTGCCATTGTGATGGTCTCAGAAACCCACTGGATATTCCTTCAGGAAACG CTCCACAGGGTCTGCAGAACGGAAACAACAT TGATTGGTCAAACATTGGATGTTTGTGCCACCTGTCATCCTAATGCCACCTGTGAGGAGAAGGTTGATGGTACTGGCAAGGTCTGCAACTGCATGTATGGTTTTCTGGGTAATGGAAGAACCTACTGTCAAG ACAAGGATGAATGCCAAATGGGAACCAGTAAGATCTGTGGGAAGAACACCGCCTGCCATAACACCTATGGAAGCTATTACTGCACTTGCCTGACAGGATATAGCCCTTCTAATAGCATGGCCATATTCATCCCCAATGATGGCACCCACTGTCAGG ACATTGATGAGTGTAGGATACAAGGCATTTGTGGTGAGGGGGGTCAGTGTACGAACATCCCAGGGAATTTTCACTGCCACTGCCAAGTAGGATACCGGGTTCAAAATGGAGCTGAGCCCTTCCACCCTCACCAGGATCAGGCCGTGTGCAAAG CCATTGATTGTGGGCAGCCACCCTTGGCTGAGAATGCAGTCAGGCTGTCAGCCACAGGAACACGATATGGTAGCATAGCTAAGTTTGCCTGCGCTGAGGGATTCCTCAGGAACAGTGGGGACAACTTTGCCATTTGTGGGACAGAAGGTGTGTGGAAGGGCCCAAGTCTTCTTTGTGAag AGGTTGACTGTGGTTCTCCTCCTGCCCTCCCTCACTCTGTAATGTTCTGGGATCAGAGAACCAATATGGGTTCTGAGGTGTTTTATCAGTGTAACTTTGGATATaagaatgtgggagaggggaatGTATCACATTGTAATGCTGATGGACAGTGGGACAAGTCAGCTTTACTATGTGAAG ccATATTGTGTGGTGATCCCCCTATACTGCCCCACACTGGACAGGTGTGGAATGGCAGCACAAACCCAGGCAGCACTGTGCTCTATTACTGTAAAGAAGGATTTTATAGAGCGGGAGGAGGGAATATTTCCTACTGTACAGAATATGGTTACTGGACAAATGTAACGTTGTCATGCAAAG AGGTTGACTGTGGTTCTCCTCCTGCCCTTCCTCACTCTGTAATGTTCTGGGATCAGAGAACCAATATGGGTTCTGAGGTGTTTTATCAGTGTAACTTTGGATACaagaatgtgggagaggggaatGTATCACATTGTATGGCGGATGGAGCATGGGACCAGATAACTTTTCTGTGTGAAG AGATTGACTGTGGGGAGCCGCTGTTTATACCGAACACTAAGATGATATGGAACCGGACATCATTGATTGGTAGTGTGGTATATTACCAGTGTGTTGAAGGATACTACAACACAAGTGGGATAAATTATACTGAGTGTGGAGAAAATGGACTTTGGACTGACATCAAACTTCAATGTGAAG AGGTGAACTGCGGGCCTCCACTAACCCTTCCACATGCTAACATGCAGTGGACAAACAGAACTGGCCTAGGGAGTGTTATTGAGTATATATGTAAGCAGGGATTTTACCAAGCGGGTGGAAATAGTCTCTCAACGTGTACACCATCAGGACAGTGGGGAATTGTTTCAATAATATGCAAAG CAAAATGTGGACCAGTCCCTGCTTTGGCAAATTCGGAGGTGGTTTGGCAGAACGTAAGTGCTGTGATGCATCGCTGTGTGGAGGGTTTCCACAGCTGGAGAGGCAGGAACACGTCTCTGTGTGACATCCATGGGAAGTGGCAATCTGCCACAATAAGATGCCGAG AAATCAAGCCCCCCATTAGTGACTTggtttttctaaatgaaaaatGCTTGCGTTGGAAAGCAGACAAGTATGAAGCAGATGCAGAGAATTACCAG GTAGAAATTGTGGGATTCCGAGCCTATCAAAGGTCATTTCATGACAAGAGGAAGAAGCTCCTCAGGTCAATTTCAGACCACCCTGAGATCTGCCTGAACCTTCTGCCTGTTACTAACTACACCTTTAGCATCACTGCACTATCTGCCAGGTTTACCTCCACTCTCACAGCCAAAACCAGCCTAAGAG AGCCTCAAGCCCCAGAAATTGTATACAGCGAAGTTGAGGCCCCATTGCCCACATTGTGGCTACGCAGATTTCCCAACACCCTGGATCCAATTAG TTTCTACCAGGTGTTTGTGTGCCCACTGGACGGGTTCCTTCTCTTTGACTGCAGCTCAACTAGGAACCCAGACTTCTCCATTCAGAGGAAGTCCCATGGACTTTACATAACTGCCCAAGTCCATCTAATAGATGTTTGGAAAAAGATGAACCTCACTGTAGGCGATGGACGCTACTATGGAGGCTTCTACAATGCTCCTTTACAGAACGGGAGAGACTATTACATAATATTACGAGCTGTCAGTCACTGGGGAGGG GCTTCCAAGCACTGTTGTTTTATCTGGGCGAAAGTTAGTG GTACATCCTACTTAATGAAGGTTTCATCACTTTATGCAGCAGGGTCAATTGGAGTCGTAGCTTTGGCCATGTGTCTTGGATACTGTTACACCTG GTTTTTTAAGAAGACCTGA
- the susd1 gene encoding sushi domain-containing protein 1 isoform X8, with translation MVGRVAEVNQASPAGRGCEVGFHRGLIEGDPLSHSGRGDSSVVDLSLPSTPHQAKFIPKDQLETQQWMAILRLTPFNNLSPLVCDAGHQVKIAIVMVSETHWIFLQETLHRVCRTETTLIGQTLDVCATCHPNATCEEKVDGTGKVCNCMYGFLGNGRTYCQDKDECQMGTSKICGKNTACHNTYGSYYCTCLTGYSPSNSMAIFIPNDGTHCQDIDECRIQGICGEGGQCTNIPGNFHCHCQVGYRVQNGAEPFHPHQDQAVCKAIDCGQPPLAENAVRLSATGTRYGSIAKFACAEGFLRNSGDNFAICGTEGVWKGPSLLCEEVDCGSPPALPHSVMFWDQRTNMGSEVFYQCNFGYKNVGEGNVSHCNADGQWDKSALLCEAILCGDPPILPHTGQVWNGSTNPGSTVLYYCKEGFYRAGGGNISYCTEYGYWTNVTLSCKEITCSDPPILPHTGQVWNGSTNPGSTVLYYCKEGFYRAGGGNNSYCTEYGYWTNATLSCKEITCGDPSILPHTGQVWNGSTNPGSTVLYYCEKGFYRAGGGNNSYCTEYGYWTNATLSCKEITCGDPSILPHTGQVWNGSTNPGSTVLYYCEKGFYRAGGGNNSYCTEYGYWTNATLSCKEVDCGSPPALPHSVMFWDQRTNMGSEVFYQCNFGYKNVGEGNVSHCMADGAWDQITFLCEEIDCGEPLFIPNTKMIWNRTSLIGSVVYYQCVEGYYNTSGINYTECGENGLWTDIKLQCEEVNCGPPLTLPHANMQWTNRTGLGSVIEYICKQGFYQAGGNSLSTCTPSGQWGIVSIICKAKCGPVPALANSEVVWQNVSAVMHRCVEGFHSWRGRNTSLCDIHGKWQSATIRCREIKPPISDLVFLNEKCLRWKADKYEADAENYQVEIVGFRAYQRSFHDKRKKLLRSISDHPEICLNLLPVTNYTFSITALSARFTSTLTAKTSLREPQAPEIVYSEVEAPLPTLWLRRFPNTLDPISFYQVFVCPLDGFLLFDCSSTRNPDFSIQRKSHGLYITAQVHLIDVWKKMNLTVGDGRYYGGFYNAPLQNGRDYYIILRAVSHWGGASKHCCFIWAKVSGTSYLMKVSSLYAAGSIGVVALAMCLGYCYTWFFKKT, from the exons ATGGTAGGAAGAGTTGCCGAGGTTAATCAGGCCTCTCCAGCAGGCAGAGGGTGTGAGGTGGGGTTTCACCGAGGACTGATCGAGGGAGACCCCCTGAGTCACAGTGGGCGAGGCGATAGCAGTGTGGTGGACTTATCTCTCCCTTCCACACCACACCAGGCTAAGTTTATACCCAAGGACCAACTGGAAACTCAGCAGTGGATGGCTATTCTCAGACTTACTCCTTTTAACAACTTGTCCCCCCTTGTATGTGACGCAGGGCACCAAGTGAAGATTGCCATTGTGATGGTCTCAGAAACCCACTGGATATTCCTTCAGGAAACG CTCCACAGGGTCTGCAGAACGGAAACAACAT TGATTGGTCAAACATTGGATGTTTGTGCCACCTGTCATCCTAATGCCACCTGTGAGGAGAAGGTTGATGGTACTGGCAAGGTCTGCAACTGCATGTATGGTTTTCTGGGTAATGGAAGAACCTACTGTCAAG ACAAGGATGAATGCCAAATGGGAACCAGTAAGATCTGTGGGAAGAACACCGCCTGCCATAACACCTATGGAAGCTATTACTGCACTTGCCTGACAGGATATAGCCCTTCTAATAGCATGGCCATATTCATCCCCAATGATGGCACCCACTGTCAGG ACATTGATGAGTGTAGGATACAAGGCATTTGTGGTGAGGGGGGTCAGTGTACGAACATCCCAGGGAATTTTCACTGCCACTGCCAAGTAGGATACCGGGTTCAAAATGGAGCTGAGCCCTTCCACCCTCACCAGGATCAGGCCGTGTGCAAAG CCATTGATTGTGGGCAGCCACCCTTGGCTGAGAATGCAGTCAGGCTGTCAGCCACAGGAACACGATATGGTAGCATAGCTAAGTTTGCCTGCGCTGAGGGATTCCTCAGGAACAGTGGGGACAACTTTGCCATTTGTGGGACAGAAGGTGTGTGGAAGGGCCCAAGTCTTCTTTGTGAag AGGTTGACTGTGGTTCTCCTCCTGCCCTCCCTCACTCTGTAATGTTCTGGGATCAGAGAACCAATATGGGTTCTGAGGTGTTTTATCAGTGTAACTTTGGATATaagaatgtgggagaggggaatGTATCACATTGTAATGCTGATGGACAGTGGGACAAGTCAGCTTTACTATGTGAAG ccATATTGTGTGGTGATCCCCCTATACTGCCCCACACTGGACAGGTGTGGAATGGCAGCACAAACCCAGGCAGCACTGTGCTCTATTACTGTAAAGAAGGATTTTATAGAGCGGGAGGAGGGAATATTTCCTACTGTACAGAATATGGTTACTGGACAAATGTAACGTTGTCATGCAAAG AAATAACATGTAGTGATCCCCCTATACTGCCCCACACTGGACAGGTGTGGAATGGCAGCACAAACCCAGGCAGCACTGTGCTTTATTACTGTAAAGAGGGATTTTATAGAGCGGGAGGAGGGAATAATTCCTACTGTACAGAATATGGTTACTGGACAAATGCAACGTTGTCATGCAAAG AAATAACATGTGGTGATCCCTCAATACTGCCCCACACTGGACAGGTGTGGAATGGCAGCACAAACCCAGGCAGCACTGTGCTTTATTACTGTGAAAAGGGATTTTATAGAGCGGGAGGAGGGAATAATTCCTACTGTACAGAATATGGTTACTGGACAAATGCAACGTTGTCATGCAAAG AAATAACATGTGGTGATCCCTCAATACTGCCCCACACTGGACAGGTGTGGAATGGCAGCACAAACCCAGGCAGCACTGTGCTTTATTACTGTGAAAAGGGATTTTATAGAGCGGGAGGAGGGAATAATTCCTACTGTACAGAATATGGTTACTGGACAAATGCAACGTTGTCATGCAAAG AGGTTGACTGTGGTTCTCCTCCTGCCCTTCCTCACTCTGTAATGTTCTGGGATCAGAGAACCAATATGGGTTCTGAGGTGTTTTATCAGTGTAACTTTGGATACaagaatgtgggagaggggaatGTATCACATTGTATGGCGGATGGAGCATGGGACCAGATAACTTTTCTGTGTGAAG AGATTGACTGTGGGGAGCCGCTGTTTATACCGAACACTAAGATGATATGGAACCGGACATCATTGATTGGTAGTGTGGTATATTACCAGTGTGTTGAAGGATACTACAACACAAGTGGGATAAATTATACTGAGTGTGGAGAAAATGGACTTTGGACTGACATCAAACTTCAATGTGAAG AGGTGAACTGCGGGCCTCCACTAACCCTTCCACATGCTAACATGCAGTGGACAAACAGAACTGGCCTAGGGAGTGTTATTGAGTATATATGTAAGCAGGGATTTTACCAAGCGGGTGGAAATAGTCTCTCAACGTGTACACCATCAGGACAGTGGGGAATTGTTTCAATAATATGCAAAG CAAAATGTGGACCAGTCCCTGCTTTGGCAAATTCGGAGGTGGTTTGGCAGAACGTAAGTGCTGTGATGCATCGCTGTGTGGAGGGTTTCCACAGCTGGAGAGGCAGGAACACGTCTCTGTGTGACATCCATGGGAAGTGGCAATCTGCCACAATAAGATGCCGAG AAATCAAGCCCCCCATTAGTGACTTggtttttctaaatgaaaaatGCTTGCGTTGGAAAGCAGACAAGTATGAAGCAGATGCAGAGAATTACCAG GTAGAAATTGTGGGATTCCGAGCCTATCAAAGGTCATTTCATGACAAGAGGAAGAAGCTCCTCAGGTCAATTTCAGACCACCCTGAGATCTGCCTGAACCTTCTGCCTGTTACTAACTACACCTTTAGCATCACTGCACTATCTGCCAGGTTTACCTCCACTCTCACAGCCAAAACCAGCCTAAGAG AGCCTCAAGCCCCAGAAATTGTATACAGCGAAGTTGAGGCCCCATTGCCCACATTGTGGCTACGCAGATTTCCCAACACCCTGGATCCAATTAG TTTCTACCAGGTGTTTGTGTGCCCACTGGACGGGTTCCTTCTCTTTGACTGCAGCTCAACTAGGAACCCAGACTTCTCCATTCAGAGGAAGTCCCATGGACTTTACATAACTGCCCAAGTCCATCTAATAGATGTTTGGAAAAAGATGAACCTCACTGTAGGCGATGGACGCTACTATGGAGGCTTCTACAATGCTCCTTTACAGAACGGGAGAGACTATTACATAATATTACGAGCTGTCAGTCACTGGGGAGGG GCTTCCAAGCACTGTTGTTTTATCTGGGCGAAAGTTAGTG GTACATCCTACTTAATGAAGGTTTCATCACTTTATGCAGCAGGGTCAATTGGAGTCGTAGCTTTGGCCATGTGTCTTGGATACTGTTACACCTG GTTTTTTAAGAAGACCTGA
- the susd1 gene encoding sushi, von Willebrand factor type A, EGF and pentraxin domain-containing protein 1 isoform X9 codes for MMAPTLRVCYSPSNSMAIFIPNDGTHCQDIDECRIQGICGEGGQCTNIPGNFHCHCQVGYRVQNGAEPFHPHQDQAVCKAIDCGQPPLAENAVRLSATGTRYGSIAKFACAEGFLRNSGDNFAICGTEGVWKGPSLLCEEVDCGSPPALPHSVMFWDQRTNMGSEVFYQCNFGYKNVGEGNVSHCNADGQWDKSALLCEAILCGDPPILPHTGQVWNGSTNPGSTVLYYCKEGFYRAGGGNISYCTEYGYWTNVTLSCKEITCSDPPILPHTGQVWNGSTNPGSTVLYYCKEGFYRAGGGNNSYCTEYGYWTNATLSCKEITCGDPSILPHTGQVWNGSTNPGSTVLYYCEKGFYRAGGGNNSYCTEYGYWTNATLSCKEITCGDPSILPHTGQVWNGSTNPGSTVLYYCEKGFYRAGGGNNSYCTEYGYWTNATLSCKEITCGDPSILPHTGQVWNGSTNPGSTVLYYCKEGFYRAGGGNISYCTEYGYWTNATLSCKEITCGNPPILPHTGQVWNGSTNPGSTVLYYCKEGFYRAGGGNNSYCTEYGYWTNATLSCKEVDCGSPPALPHSVMFWDQRTNMGSEVFYQCNFGYKNVGEGNVSHCMADGAWDQITFLCEEIDCGEPLFIPNTKMIWNRTSLIGSVVYYQCVEGYYNTSGINYTECGENGLWTDIKLQCEEVNCGPPLTLPHANMQWTNRTGLGSVIEYICKQGFYQAGGNSLSTCTPSGQWGIVSIICKAKCGPVPALANSEVVWQNVSAVMHRCVEGFHSWRGRNTSLCDIHGKWQSATIRCREIKPPISDLVFLNEKCLRWKADKYEADAENYQVEIVGFRAYQRSFHDKRKKLLRSISDHPEICLNLLPVTNYTFSITALSARFTSTLTAKTSLREPQAPEIVYSEVEAPLPTLWLRRFPNTLDPISFYQVFVCPLDGFLLFDCSSTRNPDFSIQRKSHGLYITAQVHLIDVWKKMNLTVGDGRYYGGFYNAPLQNGRDYYIILRAVSHWGGASKHCCFIWAKVSGTSYLMKVSSLYAAGSIGVVALAMCLGYCYTWFFKKT; via the exons ATGATGGCACCCACTCTCAGGGTATGTTACAGCCCTTCTAATAGCATGGCCATATTCATCCCCAATGATGGCACCCACTGTCAGG ACATTGATGAGTGTAGGATACAAGGCATTTGTGGTGAGGGGGGTCAGTGTACGAACATCCCAGGGAATTTTCACTGCCACTGCCAAGTAGGATACCGGGTTCAAAATGGAGCTGAGCCCTTCCACCCTCACCAGGATCAGGCCGTGTGCAAAG CCATTGATTGTGGGCAGCCACCCTTGGCTGAGAATGCAGTCAGGCTGTCAGCCACAGGAACACGATATGGTAGCATAGCTAAGTTTGCCTGCGCTGAGGGATTCCTCAGGAACAGTGGGGACAACTTTGCCATTTGTGGGACAGAAGGTGTGTGGAAGGGCCCAAGTCTTCTTTGTGAag AGGTTGACTGTGGTTCTCCTCCTGCCCTCCCTCACTCTGTAATGTTCTGGGATCAGAGAACCAATATGGGTTCTGAGGTGTTTTATCAGTGTAACTTTGGATATaagaatgtgggagaggggaatGTATCACATTGTAATGCTGATGGACAGTGGGACAAGTCAGCTTTACTATGTGAAG ccATATTGTGTGGTGATCCCCCTATACTGCCCCACACTGGACAGGTGTGGAATGGCAGCACAAACCCAGGCAGCACTGTGCTCTATTACTGTAAAGAAGGATTTTATAGAGCGGGAGGAGGGAATATTTCCTACTGTACAGAATATGGTTACTGGACAAATGTAACGTTGTCATGCAAAG AAATAACATGTAGTGATCCCCCTATACTGCCCCACACTGGACAGGTGTGGAATGGCAGCACAAACCCAGGCAGCACTGTGCTTTATTACTGTAAAGAGGGATTTTATAGAGCGGGAGGAGGGAATAATTCCTACTGTACAGAATATGGTTACTGGACAAATGCAACGTTGTCATGCAAAG AAATAACATGTGGTGATCCCTCAATACTGCCCCACACTGGACAGGTGTGGAATGGCAGCACAAACCCAGGCAGCACTGTGCTTTATTACTGTGAAAAGGGATTTTATAGAGCGGGAGGAGGGAATAATTCCTACTGTACAGAATATGGTTACTGGACAAATGCAACGTTGTCATGCAAAG AAATAACATGTGGTGATCCCTCAATACTGCCCCACACTGGACAGGTGTGGAATGGCAGCACAAACCCAGGCAGCACTGTGCTTTATTACTGTGAAAAGGGATTTTATAGAGCGGGAGGAGGGAATAATTCCTACTGTACAGAATATGGTTACTGGACAAATGCAACGTTGTCATGCAAAG AAATAACATGTGGTGATCCCTCAATACTGCCCCACACTGGACAGGTGTGGAATGGCAGCACAAACCCAGGCAGCACTGTGCTTTATTACTGTAAAGAGGGATTTTATAGAGCGGGAGGAGGGAATATTTCCTACTGCACAGAATATGGTTACTGGACAAATGCAACATTATCATGTAAAG AAATAACGTGTGGTAATCCCCCTATACTGCCACACACTGGACAGGTGTGGAATGGCAGCACAAACCCAGGCAGCACTGTGCTTTATTACTGTAAAGAGGGATTTTATAGAGCGGGAGGAGGGAATAATTCCTACTGCACAGAATATGGTTACTGGACAAATGCAACATTGTCATGCAAAG AGGTTGACTGTGGTTCTCCTCCTGCCCTTCCTCACTCTGTAATGTTCTGGGATCAGAGAACCAATATGGGTTCTGAGGTGTTTTATCAGTGTAACTTTGGATACaagaatgtgggagaggggaatGTATCACATTGTATGGCGGATGGAGCATGGGACCAGATAACTTTTCTGTGTGAAG AGATTGACTGTGGGGAGCCGCTGTTTATACCGAACACTAAGATGATATGGAACCGGACATCATTGATTGGTAGTGTGGTATATTACCAGTGTGTTGAAGGATACTACAACACAAGTGGGATAAATTATACTGAGTGTGGAGAAAATGGACTTTGGACTGACATCAAACTTCAATGTGAAG AGGTGAACTGCGGGCCTCCACTAACCCTTCCACATGCTAACATGCAGTGGACAAACAGAACTGGCCTAGGGAGTGTTATTGAGTATATATGTAAGCAGGGATTTTACCAAGCGGGTGGAAATAGTCTCTCAACGTGTACACCATCAGGACAGTGGGGAATTGTTTCAATAATATGCAAAG CAAAATGTGGACCAGTCCCTGCTTTGGCAAATTCGGAGGTGGTTTGGCAGAACGTAAGTGCTGTGATGCATCGCTGTGTGGAGGGTTTCCACAGCTGGAGAGGCAGGAACACGTCTCTGTGTGACATCCATGGGAAGTGGCAATCTGCCACAATAAGATGCCGAG AAATCAAGCCCCCCATTAGTGACTTggtttttctaaatgaaaaatGCTTGCGTTGGAAAGCAGACAAGTATGAAGCAGATGCAGAGAATTACCAG GTAGAAATTGTGGGATTCCGAGCCTATCAAAGGTCATTTCATGACAAGAGGAAGAAGCTCCTCAGGTCAATTTCAGACCACCCTGAGATCTGCCTGAACCTTCTGCCTGTTACTAACTACACCTTTAGCATCACTGCACTATCTGCCAGGTTTACCTCCACTCTCACAGCCAAAACCAGCCTAAGAG AGCCTCAAGCCCCAGAAATTGTATACAGCGAAGTTGAGGCCCCATTGCCCACATTGTGGCTACGCAGATTTCCCAACACCCTGGATCCAATTAG TTTCTACCAGGTGTTTGTGTGCCCACTGGACGGGTTCCTTCTCTTTGACTGCAGCTCAACTAGGAACCCAGACTTCTCCATTCAGAGGAAGTCCCATGGACTTTACATAACTGCCCAAGTCCATCTAATAGATGTTTGGAAAAAGATGAACCTCACTGTAGGCGATGGACGCTACTATGGAGGCTTCTACAATGCTCCTTTACAGAACGGGAGAGACTATTACATAATATTACGAGCTGTCAGTCACTGGGGAGGG GCTTCCAAGCACTGTTGTTTTATCTGGGCGAAAGTTAGTG GTACATCCTACTTAATGAAGGTTTCATCACTTTATGCAGCAGGGTCAATTGGAGTCGTAGCTTTGGCCATGTGTCTTGGATACTGTTACACCTG GTTTTTTAAGAAGACCTGA